TTTATATCTATGCCCAGGAAATGCGGGGCAACCGGCAATTCGGCATTGTCGGCGGCGTCAGCATTGCCGAATATGAACGGGGAACGATCAAAAAGCATGAGTTGACGCGCGAGGATAAGGAACTCGACCGGACCCGTCATGTCAACACCGTCAACGCCCATACGGGGCCTGTTTTTATCACCTATCGGGCCCGGCCGGCGCTCAACCGTCTGGTGGCGGACGAGGTGGCCAAGCCGCCGGAATACGAATTTACTGCCGAGGACGGTGTCTCACATGCCGTTTGGATACTCGATGCTGACGATAAGATCAAATTCATTGTCCGGGAATTTGCCGAGATCGGTACTCTTTACATCGCTGACGGCCACCACCGGGCGGCGGCGGCAGCGGCGGTGGCCAGGATACGGAGAGGACAGACCCCTTTAGCCCCCAGTACCGGGTATGAAAATTTGCTGGCCGTCCTCTTCCCCCATACGCAGCTTCACATCATGGACTACAACCGGGTGGTAAAAGATCTGAACGGGTTGAGCGCTACCGAGTTTCTGGCGGCTTGCGGCAAAGATTTTACGGTGTCCGGCGATTTTCAGGCGAAATCGCCTCATCGGGTGCACGAATTCGGCATGTATTTGGGCGGCAGTTGGTATAAGCTGGTTGCCAAAGCCGGCGCTTATGATAATGCCCAACCCATCAGCCGTCTTGATGTTTCCGTCCTTCAGGATAATCTCCTGGCGCCGATTCTGGCAGTTAATGATCCCCGAACAGATCAAAGGATCGCTTTTGTCGGCGGTGTGAGAGGAATGCCGGAATTGGAGCGGCTGGTAGATGAACATAAGTTTGCCGTGGCCTTTGCCCTGTACCCGCCGACCATAGATCAGTTGATGGCCGTGGCTGACGCCGACGGAATCATGCCCCCCAAATCCACCTGGTTTGAACCGAAATTGCGTAGCGGTATCTTCACGCATCTTTTGGATTAGCGCGTTCATCGGGTTTAGCAAGTTAAGTAAATTACGGGTGCAGCATTGTTGGAATGGTCTGTTGGCGCTGATGAAACCATAGACGATATTGCGGGCGGACGACTGAAGATCCTGCAAAAGGCCAGGGGATACCGGTTTTCTTTAGATGCCCTTCTCCTGGCTCATTTTGTTGACTTGCAGCCGGGCGATCAGGTGCTGGAAATGGGCGCCGGCAGCGGTGTAGTGTCCCTGATCCTGGCCGATCGCTGGGCGGGGACAGCCATAACGGGCATTGATATTCAGGAAGAATTTGTGGCTATGGCGGCAAGGAGTGTCGTCATAAACGCGCTTTCGCAAAAAATTGCAATACGCCGGATTGACGTCAGAAAGGTCAGCGCCGCCTTTGCCCCCGGTTCCTTTGATGTGGTTGTTGCCAATCCCCCGTATCGCAAGATAAATTCCGGCCGGATCAATGTTAACCGCCAGAAGGCGTTAGCCAGACATGAGATAACCGGTGCCATCAGGAGTTTTTCAACGGCGGCCGGTTATGTCCTGAAACCGGCGGGACGGGCCTGTTTCATTTATCCGGCGACCAGGATGGTGGAGCTGCTGTGCTCCCTGCGAGAGGCCCTTATTGAGCCCAAGCGCTTACGGATGGTTCATTCCCATCAGCATGATACGGGCAAGTTTGTGCTTGTGGAGGGCGTCAAAGAAGGGGGAGAGGAGCTCTCGATTATGCCTCCGCTTTTCATCTATGAAAAAAAAGGCCTCTATTCGTCAGAAATGGCCGGTATTTTCAAGGAGCTTTCTTCTCCCGGGATCGCCGCCAGGTGATTTCCTTGGTCATCACGCGCCGGACGATTTCCTTCAGTTCCTGATCCGCCAGGGTGTCTAAGCAGGTGTCCATCATTTTTTTATCCCTTTCTTTGAGCGGAACGGCTAATAAATTGCGGAAGCCGGGCTCATTGGCCTGATCCGGGAATGCCGGGAGCTGACCGATTACAAAACGGATGTCCTTAATCGCCGACTTCCCCAGGACGTTGTTCACTTTGCCGATGATTTCCTCTTTGAGGAAATGCAGTTGCTGCATCCAGACGGAATTGGCCACCTTAACGAGCAGGATCTCCCTGCGCAGATGCTCCGGCCGGGACTGGGAGGCAATCTGCGGACCGACGGCCTTCCCCCAGGCTTCAATCAACCGGCGGTCCTCCAACCGGAAGGGGACGTGTCTTTTCCGCAACGCCCGGGCCAGGATTTCGTCAATTCTTTGCAGTTTTGGTAGTGGTCTTCTGCGCATACTGTTCTTTCTCAAAACTCAGGATTTACCGCTCCTCAAGTGCCCGCAGCTCGACGTCGGCCTGGCGCAATCGCTCGGCAATGGCCGAGGCCAGACGGGCAAATATCTGGACGCCCAGAACGGGATCGGAGCGGGACTGCTCGTTGAAGCGAGTGCGGGACAGGACGTAGATGTCGGTGGCGACCTTCGCCTCTACATCCGCCGTACGTTTCCCGCGATCCAGAAAAGAGATTTCGCCGAAGAAATCCCCGCGACCAATGGTGGCAAGGTGGTGGTGTTTTCCCCCTTCCAGAGGCAGCAATATCCTGACGCTGCCGCGGCGGATCAGGAATAGTTCGTCCCCATCGCTCCCACTGGGGAAGGCCCGCTCTCCCGGTGCGAGAGAAAGTTCTCCCATACAGGCGGCCAGCCTGCTGAGCGTCCGTTCATCAAACTCGCGTAACAGTTCGAAGTCCTTCATCTCCAGCCGATTTTCCTCGCTCTTCTTCGGACTTCCCGCCGCCTCCAGGATGCGTTCCTCCATCCATTCCAAGGCGCCATCCAAAGTATCCGCAATCATGACGCCGCCCCCCGCTCCGGCGACGCCTAACTGGACTAAGTAGTGTTCGAAATTCCGTTCTTCCAAGAGACCCGAAGGCATACCGCTGAACAGCAACTGACCGCCGCGCTCCGCCAATTGGGCATGCATCTGCTCGAAGAGATGCGCCGCCGTGTAGTCCATGGACTGGACGCGGCGCATATCGAGGAGGATGAAAAGCTTCGTTCGCAGGTCGGGCTCCAACTGGGTATAAAGTTGATCCGTAGTGCCGAAGAACAGGTTTCCCTGCAGTTCGCAGAAGACCCCCCGGTCGCCGCTATTATTCAGTATCTCCCGTTCGGTGGAGAGACGACGCGTCTTGGAAGACATTTGATTCAGATAGAGCTTGTGCCGGATAACAGAGCCCCGGATCTGATCCCGGATGAAAAGCAGGATGGCCAGCGCTACTCCTACCCCCGCTGCGGCGATCAGGTCCACAGTCAGCGACACCAGGATCACACCGGCAATGACGGCGAAATCCTGTCTTCCGGCCGGATAACGCAGCATGCGGAACATACTCTTGTCGAACATCCGCCAGGCGATGACGAGCAGGATGCCCGCCAGGGCGCCAATGGGAACCCAAGCGATCAGCCGGCTCAAAAAAAGCAGGGCCAGAATGACAAAGCCTCCTTCGATCAGGCCGGAGCGTGGGGTTCTGCCGCCGCTGGTCAAGTTAACCAGCGTGGGGCCCATCGTTCCGGAGCCCGGCATGCCTCCGACCAAGAAGGATGCGAAGTTACCGATCCCCTGCCCGATGAGTTCCCGGTTCGAGTTATGCCGACTGCGGGTCATGGCATCGAGTCCCACGCACGTCTTCAGTGTATCTATGGAAAGCAGCACGGAAAGCGTCAGAGCCGGGACAATAATGATCTGAACGGAAGACAGATTGATAGATAACAGGGAACCTGCCCGACCGGTAAGGACACCGAGGAAGGAGCCGGAGGTCTGGATCGGCCCGATGACGAGCGGGTTGCCGGGCAGGGTCAGGAGCGCCGGCAAAAACATGGCCAGCCCGAAATAGGAGGCAATGCCGCCCGCAAGACCGATAATGGCGGCCGGCGCTTTGCGCGTGAGGCGGGGTGCTATTCCCATCAGGACGATGGTGACGATCCCGACCGCCAGTCCTTCCCATTTCCAGAGCGCCGGGGAGATCAATCCCAGGGCGAGGGAGGTTCCCTTCGGAAATCCGAACAGCTTCGGCAACTGCCCCAGGGCAATAAGCAGCCCTACCCCGGAGAGGTACCCGCTTACGACCGGGTAGGGGATGAACTTGATCAAACGCCCGCCGCCGATGACGCCATAGCAGACCTGAAACCCGGCGGCCAGCAGAGCGGTCAGGGCCAGCAAAGGCAGAACGTCCTGGGGAGCGAGCGGCGCTCCGGCCTTGCCTCCCAGCAAGCCCGCAACAAGTGCGGTGAGAACGGCTGCGGCCGGTGCGCAGGGGGCCGATATCAGTCCGCCTGTCCGGCCGAAAAACGGCGCCGCCAGGCCGAGAGCGGCGGCGCCGAGAAACCCGGCCATGGCTCCCATCCCGATATATTCCGGCCCCAGCGCCGTGTAGGTGAGGACTCCGAAGGCGATGGAAGAGGGAAGAGCCACCAGCATGGCTGCCAGCCCTCCCCAAATGTCGCCGGCCCACGATGAAGTTGCCTGTTTTACCTGTCCGGTTTGAACATCCATTTTCGTCACCTCTACCTGCTAAATTGTTACCCGCGGCGCCCCTGTGCGGGGATTTTGGTCCACCAGGACATCAGCTTCGTAAACTTCCCCGATGTTGCTTGCCGTTATGACCTCGGCGGGCCTTCCCAGACTGTGTATTCTTCCCCCGCGCAGGAGGATGACGCGGTCTGTGTACCGGGCGGCCAGGTTGATGTCGTGAGTGACGACCAGAACGGTTAAGTCCTTTTCCTTGTTCAGTGTTTTTATGAGATCCAGGAGGGCAAGCTGATGTTTGATGTCCAGAAAAGCCGTGGCTTCATCAAGGAGCATAATTTCCGACTGCTGGGCGAGCGCCCGGGCAATCAGCACCCGTTGTCTTTCCCCGCCGCTGAGGCGGTTGATCAAGCGTCCCGCAAAAGGCAGGGTGTCCGTCCTGGCCATGGCTTCCTCAACTATCAGATTATCATTGCCGCCTTCAAAGTGGAGGCCTCCTGAATGGTGATACCGGCCCATCATGACGATTTCCCGCACCGTGAACGGGAATACCAGGGAAAACTCCTGAGGCACGAAGGCCATGATGGCGGCCAGTTCCCGGCGGCTTTTTTTACGGATGTCACCGCCCCGCACGAGCATTTCCCCTTGCTGGGGCACGAGCAGGCCGGCGATGACCTTAAGCAGGGTGGTTTTTCCCGAACCGTTGGGGCCGATGATGCCGATGATTTCGCCCTGCCCTACCTCAAAGGACACTCCCTTCAATACCCCTCTCTTTCCATATCCGAAGTCAATCTCTTTGAGTTGCAGGATGGGCATGATGGGGAAGTTCTCCAGTTTGTTAAATTGCCGCTTCAGGCGATGTCTTCCTGGCGTAATAAGCTGCGCCCAAAAGAGGAGCGGCTTGATTGAGAACCACGTGGACCGGTATTTGCGCCACCATTTCCGACAGACGGCCTTTGCGTCGGAAGGCGTCCATGAAGGCCGGCTGGTTGAAAAACGGCAGGATGCGCGGAGGCAGTCCGCCCGCCACATAGATGCCGCCCGTGGCCATGAATCTCAGCGCCATATTGCCCGCCTCGGCCCCCAGCGTGGACACAAATATCTCCAGCGCTTGAACGCAGATCAAGGACCGGCCCTCTGCGGCCAGGGCGGCTGCGACGATGAGCGGCGTGGCATCTGCGGCGGTGGCCACCCTCTCGGCAAGGCCGGGGAGGTCATCGGCCGGATCGTTTTCCTTCAGAAAACGGTAAATATCCGGCAACCCGCGGCCCGTGCAGACGCGGTCGTAACTGACATGTCCCCAGCGTTGACTCAGGTGGCGGAGAAGTTCGGTTTCCGTCCCATTGTTGGGGGCAAAGTCGCCGTGACCGCCTTCGGATGCGTAGCTTTGATACCGCCTTCCATCCCAGATTAGAAATGCCTCGCCAAGACCGGTGCCGGCGGCAATGACGGCCATGTTGCCCTGAGGAACGGGCTTGCCCCTGTTCAGGGTGCGCAGATCCTCAGGCGGTAGAAAGGGCAGGGCGTGAGCGGTAGCCAATAGATCGTTGATGATGCCGACCGACGGAATATTCAGGGCGGCGGCCAGTTTCTTCCCGTCAATCAGCCAGGGCAGATTCGTAATAGCCACCCGGTCTCCCAATACCGGTCCGGCGACGCCGAAGCACGCCCGCTCCACCTTTCCGGCCTTGACCTGGCCGATAAATTCCCTGACGATGGTTTCCAGATCCGGATACCGGGCGTTCTCGAAGGTCATCTCGGCCAAAGGCTGTGGCGGTTGAGCATCGTTGCCGCCAGTGGAAAAAATCCCCAGGCGGGTCTTGGTACCGCCTATATCACCCGCAAGCAACATGTTGATATTCTCCCCGTCCTTCGACAGGCTCAGGATGAGCGGACTACATATACCGCTCGTGGTGAGCTTGTCGAACCATCATAAATGTCCACCGCCGAGCTACCCTCAGGTCGCCTGGATTTCATCGCGCAGCCACTGCAGGTAATCTGCGCTGCCGGCCGTAATGGTCAGGGCGATTATTTCCGGCACTTCGTAAGGATGGAGGACCTTGATAGCCTGTTCCAATGCTGAGAAAAGATCCTGCCGGCTTTTGATCAGGCACTGCCATTCCTCCGCCTGCTCAATCTTTCCCTGCCACCGGTAGGTGCTGTGTACCGGTCCCACAATCTGCACGCAGGCGGCCAGTCTTTTCTCAACTAAGGACGCCGCTATTTTTTCGGCATCGTCCTTACTGGCCGTGGTCGTGATGACCTGGATATATTGCTCCATAATCTGCCTCTCCAACGTTGGTCCTTCGACAGGCTCAGGATGAGCGGGCTGTATATACCGCTCGTGGTGAGCCTGTTGAACCATGCGCCGGGTTACGAAGTTGCCGCGTACATCATGATGGCTGCCGCCTGGGGGAGGCTCAGCGATTCCGCCCGGCCCGCACCCGGGATGTTCCATCTTTCATCAGCCAGCTCCAGCAGATCCTCCGGCAGTCCGTGACTTTCGCTGCCGAAGAGCAGGGCTGTTGGTTGCGGGCAGGGATGAGGCGACGTCCCGTTTTTTACATCGCCGGCAACCAGCAGAAAATTTTTCTTGAGCGACGGAATCACGTCCGCAAAATCTACCTCCGGGACAACGGCAAGATGGAACAGGCTCCCCATCGAGGTCCTCACCACCTTGGGATTGGTGAAGTCAACAGAATCGGCGCTGAGCAGGAGCGTTCCGATCCCGAACCAATGGGCGGTGCGGATCAGGGCGCCCAGGTTATTGGGGTTATTCATCCGGTAAGCCAGGATGATATGTTCCGCTGGTAAAGTTGGTAAAT
The nucleotide sequence above comes from Deltaproteobacteria bacterium. Encoded proteins:
- a CDS encoding DUF1015 family protein, which produces MAEIVPFKALRPQKQYVKAVASHPYDVVNREEAQKIAADNPLSFLHVEKSEIDLPDDIVAPDNAIYEKARSNLDKLIRDGILFQDKKACLYIYAQEMRGNRQFGIVGGVSIAEYERGTIKKHELTREDKELDRTRHVNTVNAHTGPVFITYRARPALNRLVADEVAKPPEYEFTAEDGVSHAVWILDADDKIKFIVREFAEIGTLYIADGHHRAAAAAAVARIRRGQTPLAPSTGYENLLAVLFPHTQLHIMDYNRVVKDLNGLSATEFLAACGKDFTVSGDFQAKSPHRVHEFGMYLGGSWYKLVAKAGAYDNAQPISRLDVSVLQDNLLAPILAVNDPRTDQRIAFVGGVRGMPELERLVDEHKFAVAFALYPPTIDQLMAVADADGIMPPKSTWFEPKLRSGIFTHLLD
- the glk gene encoding glucokinase, with translation MLLAGDIGGTKTRLGIFSTGGNDAQPPQPLAEMTFENARYPDLETIVREFIGQVKAGKVERACFGVAGPVLGDRVAITNLPWLIDGKKLAAALNIPSVGIINDLLATAHALPFLPPEDLRTLNRGKPVPQGNMAVIAAGTGLGEAFLIWDGRRYQSYASEGGHGDFAPNNGTETELLRHLSQRWGHVSYDRVCTGRGLPDIYRFLKENDPADDLPGLAERVATAADATPLIVAAALAAEGRSLICVQALEIFVSTLGAEAGNMALRFMATGGIYVAGGLPPRILPFFNQPAFMDAFRRKGRLSEMVAQIPVHVVLNQAAPLLGAAYYARKTSPEAAI
- a CDS encoding SulP family inorganic anion transporter, with translation MDVQTGQVKQATSSWAGDIWGGLAAMLVALPSSIAFGVLTYTALGPEYIGMGAMAGFLGAAALGLAAPFFGRTGGLISAPCAPAAAVLTALVAGLLGGKAGAPLAPQDVLPLLALTALLAAGFQVCYGVIGGGRLIKFIPYPVVSGYLSGVGLLIALGQLPKLFGFPKGTSLALGLISPALWKWEGLAVGIVTIVLMGIAPRLTRKAPAAIIGLAGGIASYFGLAMFLPALLTLPGNPLVIGPIQTSGSFLGVLTGRAGSLLSINLSSVQIIIVPALTLSVLLSIDTLKTCVGLDAMTRSRHNSNRELIGQGIGNFASFLVGGMPGSGTMGPTLVNLTSGGRTPRSGLIEGGFVILALLFLSRLIAWVPIGALAGILLVIAWRMFDKSMFRMLRYPAGRQDFAVIAGVILVSLTVDLIAAAGVGVALAILLFIRDQIRGSVIRHKLYLNQMSSKTRRLSTEREILNNSGDRGVFCELQGNLFFGTTDQLYTQLEPDLRTKLFILLDMRRVQSMDYTAAHLFEQMHAQLAERGGQLLFSGMPSGLLEERNFEHYLVQLGVAGAGGGVMIADTLDGALEWMEERILEAAGSPKKSEENRLEMKDFELLREFDERTLSRLAACMGELSLAPGERAFPSGSDGDELFLIRRGSVRILLPLEGGKHHHLATIGRGDFFGEISFLDRGKRTADVEAKVATDIYVLSRTRFNEQSRSDPVLGVQIFARLASAIAERLRQADVELRALEER
- a CDS encoding ABC transporter ATP-binding protein, whose translation is MPILQLKEIDFGYGKRGVLKGVSFEVGQGEIIGIIGPNGSGKTTLLKVIAGLLVPQQGEMLVRGGDIRKKSRRELAAIMAFVPQEFSLVFPFTVREIVMMGRYHHSGGLHFEGGNDNLIVEEAMARTDTLPFAGRLINRLSGGERQRVLIARALAQQSEIMLLDEATAFLDIKHQLALLDLIKTLNKEKDLTVLVVTHDINLAARYTDRVILLRGGRIHSLGRPAEVITASNIGEVYEADVLVDQNPRTGAPRVTI
- a CDS encoding methyltransferase codes for the protein MEWSVGADETIDDIAGGRLKILQKARGYRFSLDALLLAHFVDLQPGDQVLEMGAGSGVVSLILADRWAGTAITGIDIQEEFVAMAARSVVINALSQKIAIRRIDVRKVSAAFAPGSFDVVVANPPYRKINSGRINVNRQKALARHEITGAIRSFSTAAGYVLKPAGRACFIYPATRMVELLCSLREALIEPKRLRMVHSHQHDTGKFVLVEGVKEGGEELSIMPPLFIYEKKGLYSSEMAGIFKELSSPGIAAR
- a CDS encoding divalent-cation tolerance protein CutA translates to MEQYIQVITTTASKDDAEKIAASLVEKRLAACVQIVGPVHSTYRWQGKIEQAEEWQCLIKSRQDLFSALEQAIKVLHPYEVPEIIALTITAGSADYLQWLRDEIQAT
- a CDS encoding RNA methyltransferase; the protein is MPPETFIKPARSQLNLWRSLARATVRWREKLFLAEGSKVVAELLKSKWKVHALLVMEQKQVRWSSFVSELNASVAVYTLTETQWGRLSQDINSEGIMAVAEPTFCPDVSHLPTLPAEHIILAYRMNNPNNLGALIRTAHWFGIGTLLLSADSVDFTNPKVVRTSMGSLFHLAVVPEVDFADVIPSLKKNFLLVAGDVKNGTSPHPCPQPTALLFGSESHGLPEDLLELADERWNIPGAGRAESLSLPQAAAIMMYAATS
- a CDS encoding DUF721 domain-containing protein — encoded protein: MRRRPLPKLQRIDEILARALRKRHVPFRLEDRRLIEAWGKAVGPQIASQSRPEHLRREILLVKVANSVWMQQLHFLKEEIIGKVNNVLGKSAIKDIRFVIGQLPAFPDQANEPGFRNLLAVPLKERDKKMMDTCLDTLADQELKEIVRRVMTKEITWRRSREKKAP